Proteins encoded by one window of Salvia splendens isolate huo1 chromosome 14, SspV2, whole genome shotgun sequence:
- the LOC121764056 gene encoding uncharacterized protein LOC121764056, with translation MSYPLAKALVRDMDGCLIRHAGGWSADWISMACIADVGVSLTPHKGIHQVDLHGDFSGYLSAHPKVPVMTFHHFDAMDPIFPSMDRIQSTRHLMRAANADQSRLLQQTICYHRKTNWSISVSWGYSTQIYERILPRSYLQLPIETFTPWASGSERPFYMFNTRPLSNDSCEKPHFFFLQSVSKTASPHHILTTYKRARSRGLPPCSSAGNHSTDSITKIKVISPPKKRLQWTKMGERAHTRARAPSPPARA, from the exons ATGAGCTACCCGCTGGCGAAGGCGCTGGTGAGGGACATGGATGGGTGTTTGATTAGGCATGCGGGTGGCTGGTCGGCTGATTGGATTAGTATGGCGTGCATTGCTGATGTTGGGGTCAGCCTCACTCCTCATAAAGGAATTCACCAG GTAGATTTACATGGAGACTTCTCAGGCTATCTATCAGCCCATCCCAAAGTTCCTGTGATGACCTTCCATCACTTCGACGCAATGGATCCCATATTCCCTTCCATGGACCGCATCCAATCCACGCGCCACCTCATGAGGGCGGCCAACGCTGACCAGTCCCGGCTTCTTCAACAGACCATCTGCTACCACCGGAAAACCAACTGGTCTATCTCCGTGTCGTGGGGTTACTCTACCCAAATATACGAGAGAATATTGCCGCGGAGCTACCTACAATTGCCCATCGAAACGTTCACACCGTGGGCGAGTGGCTCCGAGCGCCCTTTCTACATGTTCAACACGCGCCCGCTGTCCAACGACTCTTGCGAAAAGCCTCATTTCTTCTTCCTTCAATCCGTCTCCAAGACCGCTTCACCTCATCACATTCTTACAACCTATAAACGCGCCCGGTCGCGGGGCTTGCCTCCTTGTTCCTCCGCCGGCAACCACTCTACTGATTCTATAACTAAGATTAAAGTTATTTCGCCACCAAAAAAACGCCTCCAG tggaccaagatgggtgaaagagcccacacgcgagCGCGCGCCCCGTCGCCGCCTGCCCGAGCCTGA